In Ovis canadensis isolate MfBH-ARS-UI-01 breed Bighorn chromosome 3, ARS-UI_OviCan_v2, whole genome shotgun sequence, one DNA window encodes the following:
- the TNS2 gene encoding tensin-2 isoform X5 — translation MGWPGGSPCCCPAPPRPRPAGRPPQPRKAEPHSFREKVFRKKPPVCAVCKAAIDGTGVSCRVCKVATHRKCEAKVTSSCQALPPVELRRNTAPVRRIEHLGSTKSLNHSKQRSTLPRSFSLDPLMERRWDLDLTYVTERILAASFPARPDEQRHRGHLRELAHVLQSKHRDKYLLFNLSEKRHDLTRLNPKVQDFGWPELHAPPLDKLCSICKAMETWLSADPQHVVVLYCKGSKGKLGVIVSAYMHYSKISAGADQALATLTMRKFCEDKVAAELQPSQRRYITYFSGLLSGAIRMNSSPLFLHYVLVPVLPAFEPGAGFQPFLKIYQSMQLVYTSGVYHVAGPGPQQLCISLEPALLLKGDVMVTCYHKGSRGTDRTLVFRVQFHTCTIHGPRLIFSKDQLDEAWADERFPFQASVEFVFSSSPEKIKGSTPRNEPSVSVDYNTAEPAVRWDSYENFNLHHEDSADDSVTHTRGPLDGSPYAQVQRAPRQTPPAPSPEPPPPPLLSVSSDSGHSSTLTTEPAAESPGRPPPTAAERQELERLLGGCGVASGGRGAGRETAILDDEDQPAAGGGPHLGIYSGHRPGLSRHCSCRQGYREPCGVPNGGYYRPEGTLERRRLAFGAYEGAPQGYAEPSVEKRRLCRSLSEGPYPYPPELGKPTNGDFGYRPPGYREVVILEDPGLPALCSCPACEEKLALPTAALYGLRLEREAGEGWASEAGKPLLHPVRPGHPLPLLVPACGHHHTPLPDYSCLKPPKAGEEGHEGCSYALCPEGRYGHPGYPALVTYGYGGAVPSCCPAYGRVPHSCGSPGEGRGYPSPRAHSPRAGSISPGSPPYPQSRKLSYEIPAEEGGDRYPLPGHLAPAGPLASPESPEPVSWRESPSGHSTLPRSPRDAQCSTASELSGPSTPLHTSSPVQGKESTRRQDTRSPTLAPTQRLSPAEALPPVSQGGADKAPELPAGSGPEPPAPGAFSPASPPSSPNDWPQERSLGGRLDSASPRGPVPNTLPGLRHAPWQGLRDPPDSPDGSPLTPVPTQMPWLVASPEPPQSSPTPAFPLAASYDINGPPQPPLPEKRHLLGPGQQPGPWGPEQASPPARGASHHVTFAPLLPDNAPQPPEPPMQESQSNVKFVQDTSKFWYKPHLSRDQAITLLKDKDPGAFLIRDSHSFQGAYGLALKVATPPPSAQSWKGDPSEQLVRHFLIETGPKGVKIKGCPSEPYFGSLSALVSQHSISPLSLPCCLRIPSKDPLEEVPEAPVPSNMSTAADLLRQGAACSVLYLTSVETESLTGPQAVARASSAALSCSPRPAPAVVHFKVSAQGITLTDNQRKLFFRRHYPVNSITFSSTDPQDRRWTNSDGTTSKIFGFVAKKPGSPWENVCHLFAELDPDQPAGAIVTFITKVLLGQRK, via the exons CGGAGAAACACCGCCCCTGTGAGGCGCATAGAGCACCTG GGATCCACCAAGTCTCTGAACCACTCAAAGCAGCGCAGCACTCTGCCCAG gagcTTCAGCCTGGACCCGCTCATGGAGCGCCGCTGGGACTTGGACCTCACCTACGTGACGGAGCGGATCCTGGCCGCCTCTTTCCCCGCGCGGCCCGACGAGCAGCGACACCGGGGCCACCTGCGCGAGCTGGCTCACGTGCTGCAATCCAAGCACCGTGACAAGTACCTG CTCTTCAACCTTTCAGAGAAAAGACATGACCTGACCCGCCTAAACCCGAAG GTCCAGGACTTTGGCTGGCCTGAGCTGCACGCACCCCCCCTAGACAAGCTGTGCTCCATTTGCAAAGCCATGGAGACCTGGCTCAGCGCTGACCCGCAGCACGTGGTCGTATTGTACTGCAAG GGGAGCAAGGGCAAGCTCGGTGTCATCGTCTCTGCCTACATGCACTACAGCAAGATCTCTGCAGG GGCAGACCAGGCGCTGGCGACCCTTACCATGCGGAAGTTTTGTGAAGACAAGGTTGCCGCAGAATTGCAGCCCTCCCAGCGCCG GTACATCACCTACTTCAGCGGTCTGCTGTCCGGGGCCATCCGCATGAACAGCAGCCCTCTCTTCCTGCACTATGTGCTGGTGCCCGTGCTGCCAGCCTTTGAACCTGGTGCAG GTTTCCAGCCCTTCCTCAAGATCTACCAATCCATGCAGCTTGTCTACACATCAGGAGTCTA TCATGTTGCAGGCCCTGGTCCCCAGCAGCTTTGTATCAGCCTGGAGCCAGCCCTCCTCCTCAAAGGCGATGTCATG gtaaCATGCTATCACAAGGGTAGCCGGGGGACTGACCGGACCCTCGTATTCCGAGTCCAGTTCCACACATGCACTATCCATGGACCACGGCTCATCTTCTCCAAGGACCAGTTGGATGAGGCCTGGGCCG ACGAGAGGTTCCCCTTCCAAGCCTCGGTGGAGTTcgtcttctcctccagcccagagAAGATCAAAG GTAGCACCCCACGGAATGAGCCCTCCGTCTCTGTCGACTACAACACTGCAGAGCCCGCAGTGCGCTGGGACTCCTACGAGAACTTCAACCTGCACCATGAGGACAGTGCGGATG ACTCTGTCACCCACACCCGGGGGCCCCTGGATGGCAGTCCTTATGCCCAGGTGCAGCGAGCCCCCCGCCAGACCCCACCGGCCCCATCTCcggagccacccccacccccgctgctTTCTGTCAGCAGCGACTCTGGCCATTCCTCCACGCTGACCACGGAGCCGGCCGCCGAGTCCCCTGGCCGGCCACCTCCGACAGCTGCCGAGCGGCAGGAGCTCGAGCGCCTGCTGGGAGGCTGTGGAGTGGCCAGTGGGGGCCGGGGAGCTGGGCGCGAGACGGCCATCCTTGATGATGAAGACCAGCCCGCTGCGGGCGGAGGCCCCCACCTCGGAATATATTCAGGACACAGGCCTGGCCTCAGCCGCCACTGCTCCTGCCGCCAGGGCTACCGGGAACCCTGCGGGGTCCCCAATGGAGGCTACTACCGGCCAGAGGGGACCCTGGAGAGGCGGCGGCTGGCTTTCGGAGCCTATGAGGGGGCCCCCCAGGGCTATGCTGAGCCCTCCGTGGAGAAGAGGCGCCTCTGCCGCTCGCTGTCCGAGGGGCCGTACCCCTACCCGCCTGAGCTGGGGAAACCCACCAATGGAGACTTTGGCTACCGCCCCCCAGGCTACCGGGAGGTGGTGATCCTGGAAGACCCAGGGCTGCCTGCGCTGTGCTCGTGCCCTGCCTGTGAGGAGAAGCTAGCACTGCCCACGGCAGCCCTCTATGGGCTGCGGCtggagagggaggctggggagggctgGGCGAGTGAGGCTGGTAAGCCCCTCCTGCACCCGGTGCGACCCGGGCACCCGCTGCCCCTGCTGGTGCCTGCCTGCGGGCACCACCATACCCCGCTGCCTGACTACAGCTGCTTGAAGCCACCGAAGGCAGGCGAGGAAGGGCATGAGGGCTGCTCCTATGCCTTGTGCCCCGAGGGCAGGTATGGGCACCCAGGGTACCCTGCCCTGGTGACGTACGGCTATGGAGGCGCAGTTCCCAGCTGCTGCCCAGCATACGGCCGGGTGCCGCACAGCTGTGGGTCTCCAGGTGAGGGTAGAGGGTATCCCAGCCCTCGTGCCCACTCCCCCCGGGCTGGCTCCATCTCCCCTGGCAGCCCGCCCTACCCCCAGTCCAGGAAGCTGAGCTATGAGATCCCTGCAGAGGAAGGAGGGGACCGGTATCCGCTGCCTGGGCACCTGGCCCCAGCAGGACCCTTGGCATCTCCAG aGTCGCCGGAGCCTGTGTCCTGGAGGGAGAGTCCCAGCGGGCACAGCACCCTGCCCCGGTCCCCGCGAGATGCCCAGTGCAGCACCGCTTCCGAGCTGTCTGGTCCTTCCACACCGCTGCACACCAGCAGCCCCGTCCAGGGCAAGGAGAG cacCCGACGGCAGGACACCCGGTCCCCCACCTTGGCGCCCACTCAGAGACTGAGTCCCGCGGAGGCCTTGCCGCCTGTTTCCCAGGGAGGCGCTGATAAGGCTCCAGAGCTGCCTGCGGGAAGTGGGCCTGAGCCTCCAGCCCCTGGCGccttctccccagcctccccacccaGCTCTCCCAACGACTGGCCtcaggagaggagcctggggggccgcTTGGACAGCGCCAGTCCAAGGGGGCCTGTACCCAACACCCTGCCCGGCCTCCGTCACGCCCCCTGGCAGGGCCTGCGAGATCCCCCAGACAGCCCGGATGGGTCCCCCCTCACCCCTGTGCCTACTCAGATGCCCTGGCTTGTGGCCAGCCCAGAACCCCCTCAGAGCTCGCCCACACCTGCCTTTCCTCTGGCTGCATCTTACGACATCAAcggccccccccaacccccccttCCTGAGAAACGCCATCTGCTGGGGCCTGGGCAGCAGCCGGGACCCTGGGGCCCGGAGCAGGCATCACCACCAGCCAGAGGCGCTAGTCACCATGTCACTTTTGCACCTCTGCTCCCGGATaatgccccccaacccccag AGCCCCCGATGCAAGAGAGCCAGAGCAATGTCAAGTTTGTCCAGGACACATCCAAGTTCTGGTACAAGCCACACCTGTCCCGTGACCAAG ccaTCACCCTGCTGAAGGACAAAGACCCTGGGGCCTTCCTGATCAGGGACAGTCATTCATTCCAAGGAGCCTATGGGCTGGCTCTCAAGGTGGCCACGCCCCCTCCCAGCGCCCAGTCCTGGAAAG GGGACCCCTCGGAACAGCTGGTCCGCCATTTTCTCATTGAGACTGGGCCCAAAGGGGTGAAGATCAAGGGCTGTCCCAGCGAGCCCTACTTTG GCAGCCTGTCAGCCCTGGTCTCCCAGCACTCCATCTCCCCACTGTCCCTGCCCTGCTGCCTGCGCATTCCCAGCAAAG atcctctggaggaggtccCAGAGGCCCCAGTGCCCAGCAACATGAGTACAGCGGCAGACCTCCTGCGTCAAGGCGCCG CCTGCAGCGTGCTCTACCTGACCTCAGTGGAGACGGAGTCGCTGACAGGCCCCCAAGCAGTGGCACGGGCCAGCTCCGCAGCTCTGAGCTGCAGCCCTCGCCCTGCGCCAGCCGTCGTCCACTTCAAGGTCTCAGCCCAGGGCATCACACTCACAGACAACCAAAGGAA gctcttctttcgCCGCCATTATCCAGTGAACAGCATCACCTTCTCCAGCACTGATCCTCAGGACCGGAG ATGGACCAACTCCGACGGGACCACCTCCAA GATCTTTGGTTTCGTGGCCAAGAAGCCGGGAAGCCCTTGGGAGAATGTGTGCCACCTCTTCGCAGAGCTTGACCCAGATCAGCCTGCAGGCGCCATTGTCACCTTCATCACCAAAGTTCTACTGGGCCAGAGGAAATGA
- the TNS2 gene encoding tensin-2 isoform X4 has protein sequence MKSSGPVERLLRALGRRDSSRATSRPRKAEPHSFREKVFRKKPPVCAVCKAAIDGTGVSCRVCKVATHRKCEAKVTSSCQALPPVELRRNTAPVRRIEHLGSTKSLNHSKQRSTLPRSFSLDPLMERRWDLDLTYVTERILAASFPARPDEQRHRGHLRELAHVLQSKHRDKYLLFNLSEKRHDLTRLNPKVQDFGWPELHAPPLDKLCSICKAMETWLSADPQHVVVLYCKGSKGKLGVIVSAYMHYSKISAGADQALATLTMRKFCEDKVAAELQPSQRRYITYFSGLLSGAIRMNSSPLFLHYVLVPVLPAFEPGAGFQPFLKIYQSMQLVYTSGVYHVAGPGPQQLCISLEPALLLKGDVMVTCYHKGSRGTDRTLVFRVQFHTCTIHGPRLIFSKDQLDEAWADERFPFQASVEFVFSSSPEKIKGSTPRNEPSVSVDYNTAEPAVRWDSYENFNLHHEDSADDSVTHTRGPLDGSPYAQVQRAPRQTPPAPSPEPPPPPLLSVSSDSGHSSTLTTEPAAESPGRPPPTAAERQELERLLGGCGVASGGRGAGRETAILDDEDQPAAGGGPHLGIYSGHRPGLSRHCSCRQGYREPCGVPNGGYYRPEGTLERRRLAFGAYEGAPQGYAEPSVEKRRLCRSLSEGPYPYPPELGKPTNGDFGYRPPGYREVVILEDPGLPALCSCPACEEKLALPTAALYGLRLEREAGEGWASEAGKPLLHPVRPGHPLPLLVPACGHHHTPLPDYSCLKPPKAGEEGHEGCSYALCPEGRYGHPGYPALVTYGYGGAVPSCCPAYGRVPHSCGSPGEGRGYPSPRAHSPRAGSISPGSPPYPQSRKLSYEIPAEEGGDRYPLPGHLAPAGPLASPESPEPVSWRESPSGHSTLPRSPRDAQCSTASELSGPSTPLHTSSPVQGKESTRRQDTRSPTLAPTQRLSPAEALPPVSQGGADKAPELPAGSGPEPPAPGAFSPASPPSSPNDWPQERSLGGRLDSASPRGPVPNTLPGLRHAPWQGLRDPPDSPDGSPLTPVPTQMPWLVASPEPPQSSPTPAFPLAASYDINGPPQPPLPEKRHLLGPGQQPGPWGPEQASPPARGASHHVTFAPLLPDNAPQPPEPPMQESQSNVKFVQDTSKFWYKPHLSRDQAITLLKDKDPGAFLIRDSHSFQGAYGLALKVATPPPSAQSWKGDPSEQLVRHFLIETGPKGVKIKGCPSEPYFGSLSALVSQHSISPLSLPCCLRIPSKDPLEEVPEAPVPSNMSTAADLLRQGAACSVLYLTSVETESLTGPQAVARASSAALSCSPRPAPAVVHFKVSAQGITLTDNQRKLFFRRHYPVNSITFSSTDPQDRRWTNSDGTTSKIFGFVAKKPGSPWENVCHLFAELDPDQPAGAIVTFITKVLLGQRK, from the exons CGGAGAAACACCGCCCCTGTGAGGCGCATAGAGCACCTG GGATCCACCAAGTCTCTGAACCACTCAAAGCAGCGCAGCACTCTGCCCAG gagcTTCAGCCTGGACCCGCTCATGGAGCGCCGCTGGGACTTGGACCTCACCTACGTGACGGAGCGGATCCTGGCCGCCTCTTTCCCCGCGCGGCCCGACGAGCAGCGACACCGGGGCCACCTGCGCGAGCTGGCTCACGTGCTGCAATCCAAGCACCGTGACAAGTACCTG CTCTTCAACCTTTCAGAGAAAAGACATGACCTGACCCGCCTAAACCCGAAG GTCCAGGACTTTGGCTGGCCTGAGCTGCACGCACCCCCCCTAGACAAGCTGTGCTCCATTTGCAAAGCCATGGAGACCTGGCTCAGCGCTGACCCGCAGCACGTGGTCGTATTGTACTGCAAG GGGAGCAAGGGCAAGCTCGGTGTCATCGTCTCTGCCTACATGCACTACAGCAAGATCTCTGCAGG GGCAGACCAGGCGCTGGCGACCCTTACCATGCGGAAGTTTTGTGAAGACAAGGTTGCCGCAGAATTGCAGCCCTCCCAGCGCCG GTACATCACCTACTTCAGCGGTCTGCTGTCCGGGGCCATCCGCATGAACAGCAGCCCTCTCTTCCTGCACTATGTGCTGGTGCCCGTGCTGCCAGCCTTTGAACCTGGTGCAG GTTTCCAGCCCTTCCTCAAGATCTACCAATCCATGCAGCTTGTCTACACATCAGGAGTCTA TCATGTTGCAGGCCCTGGTCCCCAGCAGCTTTGTATCAGCCTGGAGCCAGCCCTCCTCCTCAAAGGCGATGTCATG gtaaCATGCTATCACAAGGGTAGCCGGGGGACTGACCGGACCCTCGTATTCCGAGTCCAGTTCCACACATGCACTATCCATGGACCACGGCTCATCTTCTCCAAGGACCAGTTGGATGAGGCCTGGGCCG ACGAGAGGTTCCCCTTCCAAGCCTCGGTGGAGTTcgtcttctcctccagcccagagAAGATCAAAG GTAGCACCCCACGGAATGAGCCCTCCGTCTCTGTCGACTACAACACTGCAGAGCCCGCAGTGCGCTGGGACTCCTACGAGAACTTCAACCTGCACCATGAGGACAGTGCGGATG ACTCTGTCACCCACACCCGGGGGCCCCTGGATGGCAGTCCTTATGCCCAGGTGCAGCGAGCCCCCCGCCAGACCCCACCGGCCCCATCTCcggagccacccccacccccgctgctTTCTGTCAGCAGCGACTCTGGCCATTCCTCCACGCTGACCACGGAGCCGGCCGCCGAGTCCCCTGGCCGGCCACCTCCGACAGCTGCCGAGCGGCAGGAGCTCGAGCGCCTGCTGGGAGGCTGTGGAGTGGCCAGTGGGGGCCGGGGAGCTGGGCGCGAGACGGCCATCCTTGATGATGAAGACCAGCCCGCTGCGGGCGGAGGCCCCCACCTCGGAATATATTCAGGACACAGGCCTGGCCTCAGCCGCCACTGCTCCTGCCGCCAGGGCTACCGGGAACCCTGCGGGGTCCCCAATGGAGGCTACTACCGGCCAGAGGGGACCCTGGAGAGGCGGCGGCTGGCTTTCGGAGCCTATGAGGGGGCCCCCCAGGGCTATGCTGAGCCCTCCGTGGAGAAGAGGCGCCTCTGCCGCTCGCTGTCCGAGGGGCCGTACCCCTACCCGCCTGAGCTGGGGAAACCCACCAATGGAGACTTTGGCTACCGCCCCCCAGGCTACCGGGAGGTGGTGATCCTGGAAGACCCAGGGCTGCCTGCGCTGTGCTCGTGCCCTGCCTGTGAGGAGAAGCTAGCACTGCCCACGGCAGCCCTCTATGGGCTGCGGCtggagagggaggctggggagggctgGGCGAGTGAGGCTGGTAAGCCCCTCCTGCACCCGGTGCGACCCGGGCACCCGCTGCCCCTGCTGGTGCCTGCCTGCGGGCACCACCATACCCCGCTGCCTGACTACAGCTGCTTGAAGCCACCGAAGGCAGGCGAGGAAGGGCATGAGGGCTGCTCCTATGCCTTGTGCCCCGAGGGCAGGTATGGGCACCCAGGGTACCCTGCCCTGGTGACGTACGGCTATGGAGGCGCAGTTCCCAGCTGCTGCCCAGCATACGGCCGGGTGCCGCACAGCTGTGGGTCTCCAGGTGAGGGTAGAGGGTATCCCAGCCCTCGTGCCCACTCCCCCCGGGCTGGCTCCATCTCCCCTGGCAGCCCGCCCTACCCCCAGTCCAGGAAGCTGAGCTATGAGATCCCTGCAGAGGAAGGAGGGGACCGGTATCCGCTGCCTGGGCACCTGGCCCCAGCAGGACCCTTGGCATCTCCAG aGTCGCCGGAGCCTGTGTCCTGGAGGGAGAGTCCCAGCGGGCACAGCACCCTGCCCCGGTCCCCGCGAGATGCCCAGTGCAGCACCGCTTCCGAGCTGTCTGGTCCTTCCACACCGCTGCACACCAGCAGCCCCGTCCAGGGCAAGGAGAG cacCCGACGGCAGGACACCCGGTCCCCCACCTTGGCGCCCACTCAGAGACTGAGTCCCGCGGAGGCCTTGCCGCCTGTTTCCCAGGGAGGCGCTGATAAGGCTCCAGAGCTGCCTGCGGGAAGTGGGCCTGAGCCTCCAGCCCCTGGCGccttctccccagcctccccacccaGCTCTCCCAACGACTGGCCtcaggagaggagcctggggggccgcTTGGACAGCGCCAGTCCAAGGGGGCCTGTACCCAACACCCTGCCCGGCCTCCGTCACGCCCCCTGGCAGGGCCTGCGAGATCCCCCAGACAGCCCGGATGGGTCCCCCCTCACCCCTGTGCCTACTCAGATGCCCTGGCTTGTGGCCAGCCCAGAACCCCCTCAGAGCTCGCCCACACCTGCCTTTCCTCTGGCTGCATCTTACGACATCAAcggccccccccaacccccccttCCTGAGAAACGCCATCTGCTGGGGCCTGGGCAGCAGCCGGGACCCTGGGGCCCGGAGCAGGCATCACCACCAGCCAGAGGCGCTAGTCACCATGTCACTTTTGCACCTCTGCTCCCGGATaatgccccccaacccccag AGCCCCCGATGCAAGAGAGCCAGAGCAATGTCAAGTTTGTCCAGGACACATCCAAGTTCTGGTACAAGCCACACCTGTCCCGTGACCAAG ccaTCACCCTGCTGAAGGACAAAGACCCTGGGGCCTTCCTGATCAGGGACAGTCATTCATTCCAAGGAGCCTATGGGCTGGCTCTCAAGGTGGCCACGCCCCCTCCCAGCGCCCAGTCCTGGAAAG GGGACCCCTCGGAACAGCTGGTCCGCCATTTTCTCATTGAGACTGGGCCCAAAGGGGTGAAGATCAAGGGCTGTCCCAGCGAGCCCTACTTTG GCAGCCTGTCAGCCCTGGTCTCCCAGCACTCCATCTCCCCACTGTCCCTGCCCTGCTGCCTGCGCATTCCCAGCAAAG atcctctggaggaggtccCAGAGGCCCCAGTGCCCAGCAACATGAGTACAGCGGCAGACCTCCTGCGTCAAGGCGCCG CCTGCAGCGTGCTCTACCTGACCTCAGTGGAGACGGAGTCGCTGACAGGCCCCCAAGCAGTGGCACGGGCCAGCTCCGCAGCTCTGAGCTGCAGCCCTCGCCCTGCGCCAGCCGTCGTCCACTTCAAGGTCTCAGCCCAGGGCATCACACTCACAGACAACCAAAGGAA gctcttctttcgCCGCCATTATCCAGTGAACAGCATCACCTTCTCCAGCACTGATCCTCAGGACCGGAG ATGGACCAACTCCGACGGGACCACCTCCAA GATCTTTGGTTTCGTGGCCAAGAAGCCGGGAAGCCCTTGGGAGAATGTGTGCCACCTCTTCGCAGAGCTTGACCCAGATCAGCCTGCAGGCGCCATTGTCACCTTCATCACCAAAGTTCTACTGGGCCAGAGGAAATGA